A genome region from Megalobrama amblycephala isolate DHTTF-2021 linkage group LG18, ASM1881202v1, whole genome shotgun sequence includes the following:
- the ehmt1b gene encoding histone-lysine N-methyltransferase EHMT1 isoform X3 translates to MSFVSLTGPGVDSIEPSSLANGNSGKREIMKSEGTKESRSDQEEGGDENHSDGRSDPLREATELNGTYENTDTKKTEQNLSAPARSSTMENGLSETEPPHGSTVGSNGYILSKQQEDTVSALHRTNWSPVGGSTLGHGTKSSPPSASMLRSPDQGSSNGAASLGLSPMERRAETETKNGRVSNTPPPTIHRARKTMSRPASNQTLKLLNRENKEPVVVKDDGVGKPEAVQPQPSPIQNQLPQSQTDATSVLNTTPAKPHTVEPRPVSPSVAAVSRKKKRKMGTYSLVPKKKNKVLKQRTVLEMFQRMSQSPPNPQQPKEVVHVNGERMENESDEEESEEGEDTEEDEELVTEDGAKASQEGPTIASISQPLEEEQESEESPDGEEEGDESDLSSESSLKKKWKKKAKGDHAWLRPSRKRKRKLKAKTEGLSGMEFQSQSESQSSPSAPPDRRKEYKEIPLNSLNLAAQEALMTSQSSGSVESTDGDMVQELPLCSCRMETPKSREILTLADRKCMATESIDGQLSRCQSAVLKHEMMRPSNSVQLLVLCEDHRTGMVKHQCCPGCGFFCRAGTFMECQPEVNISHRFHRACASVLNGQSFCPHCGEEVSKAKEVTIAKADTTSTVPLNHSSCTPSTSEGKADTTTGGSTRLSVLGEGKADSTLLKHPESHDTSVSPVGSKAGSVGSGSATGPPLGPPKETLESVLLALDAEKPKKLRFHPKQLYISAKQGELQKVLLMLVDGIDPNFKMESQNKRTPLHVAAEAGHQEVCHMLVQAGANLDMCDEDQRTPLMEACENNHLETVRYLLRAGAIVSHKDVEGSTCLHLAAKTGHFAIVQHLLSTGLIDINCQDDGGWTAMIWATEYKHVDQVKLLLSKGADINIRDKEENICLHWAAFSGCVEIAEILLDAKCDLNAVNIHGDSPLHIASRESRLDCVNLFLSRGTDVSLKNKEGETPMECCSQNSKVWNALQATKKQREANRNQAAPAEKLLNRDIARGYEKVPVPCVNAVDSEPCPDNYKYVPDSCVTSPMNIDKNITHLQYCVCKDDCSSASCMCGQLSLRCWYDKESRLLPEFCNEEPPLIFECNHACSCWRTCKNRVVQNGLRIRLQLFRTQMMGWGVKTLQDIPQGTFVCEYVGEIISDAEADVRENDSYLFSLDSKVGDMYCVDARFYGNISRFINHHCEPNLFPCRVFTSHQDLRFPHIAFFACKNISAGDELGFDYGDHFWDVKGKLFSCQCGSSKCKHSAAVIAQTQADSTPGDQQPSALPDTSSSTPSSPS, encoded by the exons ATGAGCTTTGTTTCACTGACCGGTCCTGGTGTAGATTCCATTGAG CCCTCCAGTTTGGCCAATGGGAATTCGGGCAAGAGGGAAATCATGAAGTCTGAGGGGACAAAAGAGTCTCGCAGTGATCAAGAAGAGG GTGGAGATGAAAATCACTCAGACGGGCGATCAGACCCTCTTAGAGAGGCCACTGAGCTGAATGGGACCTATGAAAACACGGACACAAAGAAAACTGAACAGAACCTTTCTGCACCAGCCCGATCCTCAACCATGGAGAACGGACTGTCAGAGACTGAGCCGCCCCATGGCTCTACAGTGGGCAGTAATGGATATATTCTAAGCAAACAGCAGGAAGACACAGTGTCAGCCCTACACAGGACTAACTGGTCCCCCGTAGGGGGTTCCACATTGGGGCATGGGACTAAAAGCTCACCACCTTCAGCTTCTATGCTGCGATCCCCAGACCAGGGTTCTTCAAATGGTGCTGCAAGCTTAGGACTGAGCCCAATGGAGAGGCGAGCAGAAACTGAGACTAAAAACGGCAGAGTATCGAATACACCCCCACCAACGATACATCGAGCACGCAAAACTATGTCAAGGCCAGCCTCAAACCAGACACTAAAG CTTTTGAATAGGGAAAATAAGGAGCCAGTCGTGGTGAAAGATGACGGTGTGGGCAAACCAGAGGCAGTGCAGCCACAGCCATCTCCAATCCAGAATCAGCTACCTCAAAGCCAAACTGACGCCACATCTGTACTAAACACCACACCAGCCAAGCCACACACAG TTGAACCCAGACCTGTCTCTCCCTCAGTAGCAGCCGTGTCAAggaagaagaaaagaaagatgGGAACGTATAGTCTTGTGCCcaagaagaaaaataaagtcTTGAAACAACGCACAGTTCTGGAGATGTTTCAGCGTATGTCCCAGTCTCCACCCAACCCTCAG CAGCCAAAGGAGGTCGTGCATGTGAATGGAGAGAGAATGGAGAATGAGTCTGATGAAGAAGAGTCAGAGGAAGGAGAAGACACAGAGGAAGATGAGGAGCTGGTCACTGAGGACGGAGCCAAAGCTTCTCAGGAGGGACCCACGATAGCTTCAATCTCTCAG CCTCTTGAAGAAGAACAAGAGTCAGAGGAGTCACCGGATGGTGAAGAGGAAGGGGATGAATCAGACTTG AGTTCAGAGTCCAGTTTGAAAAAGAAATGGAAAAAGAAAGCCAAGGGAGACCACGCCTGGCTCCGACCATCAAGGAAACGCAAGAGGAAACTGAAAGCGAAAACAGAAGGACTTTCTG GAATGGAGTTCCAGTCTCAATCTGAGAGCCAGAGCTCTCCATCAGCCCCTCCTGACCGCAGGAAAGAGTATAAAGAAATCCCTCTAAACTCCCTCAACCTGGCAGCACAGGAAGCCTTAATGACATCTCAGAGTTCAG GGTCAGTGGAAAGCACAGACGGCGACATGGTGCAGGAACTTCCCCTCTGCAGCTGTCGAATGGAGACACCCAAGAGCAGAGAGATCCTCACGCTTGCGGACAGAAAGTGTATGGCAACTGAGAGCATTGATGGTCAG CTGAGCCGTTGTCAGAGTGCAGTGCTGAAGCACGAGATGATGAGGCCTTCAAACTCTGTCCAACTGCTGGTTCTGTGTGAGGACCATCGCACAGGCATGGTCAAACATCAGTGCTGCCCAGGCTGTGGCTTCTTTTGCAGAGCC GGCACCTTCATGGAGTGTCAGCCAGAGGTGAACATCTCCCACCGGTTTCATCGAGCCTGTGCCTCGGTGCTCAACGGTCAGAGCTTTTGTCCACACTGTGGAGAGGAGGTCAGCAAAGCGAAAGAGGTCACCATTGCCAAGGCCGATACAACGTCAACTGTGCCTCTCAACCACAGCTCCTGCACGCCCAGCACCTCAGAGGGCAAAGCAGACACCACCACTGGAGG GTCCACTCGGCTCTCTGTTCTTGGAGAGGGCAAAGCAGACAGCACTTTACTCAAACATCCAGAGTCACATGACACATCTGTGTCCCCTGTGGGCTCCAAAGCTGGGTCTGTAGGATCAGGATCTGCAACGGGACCTCCACTAGGACCACCTAAAGAAACTCTGGAAAGTGTCCTGCTGGCTCTAGATGCAGAGAA ACCTAAGAAGCTCCGGTTCCACCCAAAACAACTGTATATTTCTGCCAAACAAGGGGAGTTGCAGAAGGTCCTACTGATGTTAG TGGATGGGATTGACCCTAACTTTAAAATGGAGAGCCAGAACAAACGCACACCGCTCCATGTAGCAGCTGAAGCAGGTCATCAGGAAGTCTGCCATATGCTGGTGCAG GCTGGCGCAAACCTTGACATGTGTGATGAGGACCAGCGGACGCCCCTAATGGAGGCCTGTGAGAACAACCATCTTGAAACAGTACGCTATCTTCTGCGGGCTGGAGCCATTGTCTCTCACAAG GATGTTGAAGGTTCAACATGTCTCCATCTTGCTGCTAAGACTGGCCATTTTGCCATTGTACAACATCTGCTGTCTACAGGCCTTATAGATATTAACTGCCAG GATGATGGAGGTTGGACAGCCATGATTTGGGCCACAGAGTACAAACATGTAGACCAAGTAAAACTCTTGCTCTCCAAAGGGGCTGATATCAACATCCGAGACAAG GAGGAAAATATCTGTCTGCACTGGGCAGCATTCTCTGGCTGTGTGGAGATAGCAGAGATCCTTCTGGATGCCAAATGTGATCTCAATGCCGTCAACATCCACGGAGACTCACCACTGCACATAGCGTCACGGGAGAGCCGGCTTGACTGTGTAAA CTTGTTTCTGTCACGGGGCACTGATGTAAGCCTTAAGAACAAGGAGGGAGAGACGCCCATGGAGTGCTGCAGTCAAAACTCGAAGGTTTGGAACGCCCTTCAAGCCACCAAAAAGCAAAGAGAAGCTAACAGGAACCAGGCTGCCCCTGCAGAGAAGCTTCTCAACAG GGACATCGCCAGAGGCTACGAGAAAGTCCCTGTCCCGTGCGTGAACGCAGTGGACAGCGAACCCTGTCCTGACAACTACAAATATGTCCCTGATAGCTGTGTGACGTCCCCAATGAACATTGACAAAAATATCACTCACTTGCAG TACTGCGTCTGTAAAGACGATTGCTCCTCAGCTAGCTGCATGTGTGGCCAACTCAGCCTGCGCTGCTGGTATGATAAA GAGAGTCGTCTGCTCCCCGAATTCTGCAATGAGGAGCCGCCTCTTATATTTGAGTGCAACCATGCCTGCTCTTGCTGGAGAACCTGCAAAAACCGTGTGGTACAGAATGGACTGAG GATAAGACTGCAGTTGTTCAGAACACAGATGATGGGATGGGGTGTCAAGACATTACAGGATATCCCGCAAGGAACGTTTGTTTGCGA ATACGTGGGTGAAATCATCTCTGACGCCGAAGCAGATGTCAGAGAGAATGACTCCTATCTTTTTAGTCTGGACAGTAAG
- the ehmt1b gene encoding histone-lysine N-methyltransferase EHMT1 isoform X7, with protein sequence MSFVSLTGPGVDSIEPSSLANGNSGKREIMKSEGTKESRSDQEEGGDENHSDGRSDPLREATELNGTYENTDTKKTEQNLSAPARSSTMENGLSETEPPHGSTVGSNGYILSKQQEDTVSALHRTNWSPVGGSTLGHGTKSSPPSASMLRSPDQGSSNGAASLGLSPMERRAETETKNGRVSNTPPPTIHRARKTMSRPASNQTLKLLNRENKEPVVVKDDGVGKPEAVQPQPSPIQNQLPQSQTDATSVLNTTPAKPHTAAVSRKKKRKMGTYSLVPKKKNKVLKQRTVLEMFQRMSQSPPNPQQPKEVVHVNGERMENESDEEESEEGEDTEEDEELVTEDGAKASQEGPTIASISQPLEEEQESEESPDGEEEGDESDLSSESSLKKKWKKKAKGDHAWLRPSRKRKRKLKAKTEGLSGMEFQSQSESQSSPSAPPDRRKEYKEIPLNSLNLAAQEALMTSQSSALSGSVESTDGDMVQELPLCSCRMETPKSREILTLADRKCMATESIDGQLSRCQSAVLKHEMMRPSNSVQLLVLCEDHRTGMVKHQCCPGCGFFCRAGTFMECQPEVNISHRFHRACASVLNGQSFCPHCGEEVSKAKEVTIAKADTTSTVPLNHSSCTPSTSEGKADTTTGGSTRLSVLGEGKADSTLLKHPESHDTSVSPVGSKAGSVGSGSATGPPLGPPKETLESVLLALDAEKPKKLRFHPKQLYISAKQGELQKVLLMLVDGIDPNFKMESQNKRTPLHVAAEAGHQEVCHMLVQAGANLDMCDEDQRTPLMEACENNHLETVRYLLRAGAIVSHKDVEGSTCLHLAAKTGHFAIVQHLLSTGLIDINCQDDGGWTAMIWATEYKHVDQVKLLLSKGADINIRDKEENICLHWAAFSGCVEIAEILLDAKCDLNAVNIHGDSPLHIASRESRLDCVNLFLSRGTDVSLKNKEGETPMECCSQNSKVWNALQATKKQREANRNQAAPAEKLLNRDIARGYEKVPVPCVNAVDSEPCPDNYKYVPDSCVTSPMNIDKNITHLQYCVCKDDCSSASCMCGQLSLRCWYDKESRLLPEFCNEEPPLIFECNHACSCWRTCKNRVVQNGLRIRLQLFRTQMMGWGVKTLQDIPQGTFVCEYVGEIISDAEADVRENDSYLFSLDSKVGDMYCVDARFYGNISRFINHHCEPNLFPCRVFTSHQDLRFPHIAFFACKNISAGDELGFDYGDHFWDVKGKLFSCQCGSSKCKHSAAVIAQTQADSTPGDQQPSALPDTSSSTPSSPS encoded by the exons ATGAGCTTTGTTTCACTGACCGGTCCTGGTGTAGATTCCATTGAG CCCTCCAGTTTGGCCAATGGGAATTCGGGCAAGAGGGAAATCATGAAGTCTGAGGGGACAAAAGAGTCTCGCAGTGATCAAGAAGAGG GTGGAGATGAAAATCACTCAGACGGGCGATCAGACCCTCTTAGAGAGGCCACTGAGCTGAATGGGACCTATGAAAACACGGACACAAAGAAAACTGAACAGAACCTTTCTGCACCAGCCCGATCCTCAACCATGGAGAACGGACTGTCAGAGACTGAGCCGCCCCATGGCTCTACAGTGGGCAGTAATGGATATATTCTAAGCAAACAGCAGGAAGACACAGTGTCAGCCCTACACAGGACTAACTGGTCCCCCGTAGGGGGTTCCACATTGGGGCATGGGACTAAAAGCTCACCACCTTCAGCTTCTATGCTGCGATCCCCAGACCAGGGTTCTTCAAATGGTGCTGCAAGCTTAGGACTGAGCCCAATGGAGAGGCGAGCAGAAACTGAGACTAAAAACGGCAGAGTATCGAATACACCCCCACCAACGATACATCGAGCACGCAAAACTATGTCAAGGCCAGCCTCAAACCAGACACTAAAG CTTTTGAATAGGGAAAATAAGGAGCCAGTCGTGGTGAAAGATGACGGTGTGGGCAAACCAGAGGCAGTGCAGCCACAGCCATCTCCAATCCAGAATCAGCTACCTCAAAGCCAAACTGACGCCACATCTGTACTAAACACCACACCAGCCAAGCCACACACAG CAGCCGTGTCAAggaagaagaaaagaaagatgGGAACGTATAGTCTTGTGCCcaagaagaaaaataaagtcTTGAAACAACGCACAGTTCTGGAGATGTTTCAGCGTATGTCCCAGTCTCCACCCAACCCTCAG CAGCCAAAGGAGGTCGTGCATGTGAATGGAGAGAGAATGGAGAATGAGTCTGATGAAGAAGAGTCAGAGGAAGGAGAAGACACAGAGGAAGATGAGGAGCTGGTCACTGAGGACGGAGCCAAAGCTTCTCAGGAGGGACCCACGATAGCTTCAATCTCTCAG CCTCTTGAAGAAGAACAAGAGTCAGAGGAGTCACCGGATGGTGAAGAGGAAGGGGATGAATCAGACTTG AGTTCAGAGTCCAGTTTGAAAAAGAAATGGAAAAAGAAAGCCAAGGGAGACCACGCCTGGCTCCGACCATCAAGGAAACGCAAGAGGAAACTGAAAGCGAAAACAGAAGGACTTTCTG GAATGGAGTTCCAGTCTCAATCTGAGAGCCAGAGCTCTCCATCAGCCCCTCCTGACCGCAGGAAAGAGTATAAAGAAATCCCTCTAAACTCCCTCAACCTGGCAGCACAGGAAGCCTTAATGACATCTCAGAGTTCAG CTCTTTCAGGGTCAGTGGAAAGCACAGACGGCGACATGGTGCAGGAACTTCCCCTCTGCAGCTGTCGAATGGAGACACCCAAGAGCAGAGAGATCCTCACGCTTGCGGACAGAAAGTGTATGGCAACTGAGAGCATTGATGGTCAG CTGAGCCGTTGTCAGAGTGCAGTGCTGAAGCACGAGATGATGAGGCCTTCAAACTCTGTCCAACTGCTGGTTCTGTGTGAGGACCATCGCACAGGCATGGTCAAACATCAGTGCTGCCCAGGCTGTGGCTTCTTTTGCAGAGCC GGCACCTTCATGGAGTGTCAGCCAGAGGTGAACATCTCCCACCGGTTTCATCGAGCCTGTGCCTCGGTGCTCAACGGTCAGAGCTTTTGTCCACACTGTGGAGAGGAGGTCAGCAAAGCGAAAGAGGTCACCATTGCCAAGGCCGATACAACGTCAACTGTGCCTCTCAACCACAGCTCCTGCACGCCCAGCACCTCAGAGGGCAAAGCAGACACCACCACTGGAGG GTCCACTCGGCTCTCTGTTCTTGGAGAGGGCAAAGCAGACAGCACTTTACTCAAACATCCAGAGTCACATGACACATCTGTGTCCCCTGTGGGCTCCAAAGCTGGGTCTGTAGGATCAGGATCTGCAACGGGACCTCCACTAGGACCACCTAAAGAAACTCTGGAAAGTGTCCTGCTGGCTCTAGATGCAGAGAA ACCTAAGAAGCTCCGGTTCCACCCAAAACAACTGTATATTTCTGCCAAACAAGGGGAGTTGCAGAAGGTCCTACTGATGTTAG TGGATGGGATTGACCCTAACTTTAAAATGGAGAGCCAGAACAAACGCACACCGCTCCATGTAGCAGCTGAAGCAGGTCATCAGGAAGTCTGCCATATGCTGGTGCAG GCTGGCGCAAACCTTGACATGTGTGATGAGGACCAGCGGACGCCCCTAATGGAGGCCTGTGAGAACAACCATCTTGAAACAGTACGCTATCTTCTGCGGGCTGGAGCCATTGTCTCTCACAAG GATGTTGAAGGTTCAACATGTCTCCATCTTGCTGCTAAGACTGGCCATTTTGCCATTGTACAACATCTGCTGTCTACAGGCCTTATAGATATTAACTGCCAG GATGATGGAGGTTGGACAGCCATGATTTGGGCCACAGAGTACAAACATGTAGACCAAGTAAAACTCTTGCTCTCCAAAGGGGCTGATATCAACATCCGAGACAAG GAGGAAAATATCTGTCTGCACTGGGCAGCATTCTCTGGCTGTGTGGAGATAGCAGAGATCCTTCTGGATGCCAAATGTGATCTCAATGCCGTCAACATCCACGGAGACTCACCACTGCACATAGCGTCACGGGAGAGCCGGCTTGACTGTGTAAA CTTGTTTCTGTCACGGGGCACTGATGTAAGCCTTAAGAACAAGGAGGGAGAGACGCCCATGGAGTGCTGCAGTCAAAACTCGAAGGTTTGGAACGCCCTTCAAGCCACCAAAAAGCAAAGAGAAGCTAACAGGAACCAGGCTGCCCCTGCAGAGAAGCTTCTCAACAG GGACATCGCCAGAGGCTACGAGAAAGTCCCTGTCCCGTGCGTGAACGCAGTGGACAGCGAACCCTGTCCTGACAACTACAAATATGTCCCTGATAGCTGTGTGACGTCCCCAATGAACATTGACAAAAATATCACTCACTTGCAG TACTGCGTCTGTAAAGACGATTGCTCCTCAGCTAGCTGCATGTGTGGCCAACTCAGCCTGCGCTGCTGGTATGATAAA GAGAGTCGTCTGCTCCCCGAATTCTGCAATGAGGAGCCGCCTCTTATATTTGAGTGCAACCATGCCTGCTCTTGCTGGAGAACCTGCAAAAACCGTGTGGTACAGAATGGACTGAG GATAAGACTGCAGTTGTTCAGAACACAGATGATGGGATGGGGTGTCAAGACATTACAGGATATCCCGCAAGGAACGTTTGTTTGCGA ATACGTGGGTGAAATCATCTCTGACGCCGAAGCAGATGTCAGAGAGAATGACTCCTATCTTTTTAGTCTGGACAGTAAG
- the ehmt1b gene encoding histone-lysine N-methyltransferase EHMT1 isoform X6 translates to MSFVSLTGPGVDSIEPSSLANGNSGKREIMKSEGTKESRSDQEEGGDENHSDGRSDPLREATELNGTYENTDTKKTEQNLSAPARSSTMENGLSETEPPHGSTVGSNGYILSKQQEDTVSALHRTNWSPVGGSTLGHGTKSSPPSASMLRSPDQGSSNGAASLGLSPMERRAETETKNGRVSNTPPPTIHRARKTMSRPASNQTLKLLNRENKEPVVVKDDGVGKPEAVQPQPSPIQNQLPQSQTDATSVLNTTPAKPHTVAAVSRKKKRKMGTYSLVPKKKNKVLKQRTVLEMFQRMSQSPPNPQQPKEVVHVNGERMENESDEEESEEGEDTEEDEELVTEDGAKASQEGPTIASISQPLEEEQESEESPDGEEEGDESDLSSESSLKKKWKKKAKGDHAWLRPSRKRKRKLKAKTEGLSGMEFQSQSESQSSPSAPPDRRKEYKEIPLNSLNLAAQEALMTSQSSALSGSVESTDGDMVQELPLCSCRMETPKSREILTLADRKCMATESIDGQLSRCQSAVLKHEMMRPSNSVQLLVLCEDHRTGMVKHQCCPGCGFFCRAGTFMECQPEVNISHRFHRACASVLNGQSFCPHCGEEVSKAKEVTIAKADTTSTVPLNHSSCTPSTSEGKADTTTGGSTRLSVLGEGKADSTLLKHPESHDTSVSPVGSKAGSVGSGSATGPPLGPPKETLESVLLALDAEKPKKLRFHPKQLYISAKQGELQKVLLMLVDGIDPNFKMESQNKRTPLHVAAEAGHQEVCHMLVQAGANLDMCDEDQRTPLMEACENNHLETVRYLLRAGAIVSHKDVEGSTCLHLAAKTGHFAIVQHLLSTGLIDINCQDDGGWTAMIWATEYKHVDQVKLLLSKGADINIRDKEENICLHWAAFSGCVEIAEILLDAKCDLNAVNIHGDSPLHIASRESRLDCVNLFLSRGTDVSLKNKEGETPMECCSQNSKVWNALQATKKQREANRNQAAPAEKLLNRDIARGYEKVPVPCVNAVDSEPCPDNYKYVPDSCVTSPMNIDKNITHLQYCVCKDDCSSASCMCGQLSLRCWYDKESRLLPEFCNEEPPLIFECNHACSCWRTCKNRVVQNGLRIRLQLFRTQMMGWGVKTLQDIPQGTFVCEYVGEIISDAEADVRENDSYLFSLDSKVGDMYCVDARFYGNISRFINHHCEPNLFPCRVFTSHQDLRFPHIAFFACKNISAGDELGFDYGDHFWDVKGKLFSCQCGSSKCKHSAAVIAQTQADSTPGDQQPSALPDTSSSTPSSPS, encoded by the exons ATGAGCTTTGTTTCACTGACCGGTCCTGGTGTAGATTCCATTGAG CCCTCCAGTTTGGCCAATGGGAATTCGGGCAAGAGGGAAATCATGAAGTCTGAGGGGACAAAAGAGTCTCGCAGTGATCAAGAAGAGG GTGGAGATGAAAATCACTCAGACGGGCGATCAGACCCTCTTAGAGAGGCCACTGAGCTGAATGGGACCTATGAAAACACGGACACAAAGAAAACTGAACAGAACCTTTCTGCACCAGCCCGATCCTCAACCATGGAGAACGGACTGTCAGAGACTGAGCCGCCCCATGGCTCTACAGTGGGCAGTAATGGATATATTCTAAGCAAACAGCAGGAAGACACAGTGTCAGCCCTACACAGGACTAACTGGTCCCCCGTAGGGGGTTCCACATTGGGGCATGGGACTAAAAGCTCACCACCTTCAGCTTCTATGCTGCGATCCCCAGACCAGGGTTCTTCAAATGGTGCTGCAAGCTTAGGACTGAGCCCAATGGAGAGGCGAGCAGAAACTGAGACTAAAAACGGCAGAGTATCGAATACACCCCCACCAACGATACATCGAGCACGCAAAACTATGTCAAGGCCAGCCTCAAACCAGACACTAAAG CTTTTGAATAGGGAAAATAAGGAGCCAGTCGTGGTGAAAGATGACGGTGTGGGCAAACCAGAGGCAGTGCAGCCACAGCCATCTCCAATCCAGAATCAGCTACCTCAAAGCCAAACTGACGCCACATCTGTACTAAACACCACACCAGCCAAGCCACACACAG TAGCAGCCGTGTCAAggaagaagaaaagaaagatgGGAACGTATAGTCTTGTGCCcaagaagaaaaataaagtcTTGAAACAACGCACAGTTCTGGAGATGTTTCAGCGTATGTCCCAGTCTCCACCCAACCCTCAG CAGCCAAAGGAGGTCGTGCATGTGAATGGAGAGAGAATGGAGAATGAGTCTGATGAAGAAGAGTCAGAGGAAGGAGAAGACACAGAGGAAGATGAGGAGCTGGTCACTGAGGACGGAGCCAAAGCTTCTCAGGAGGGACCCACGATAGCTTCAATCTCTCAG CCTCTTGAAGAAGAACAAGAGTCAGAGGAGTCACCGGATGGTGAAGAGGAAGGGGATGAATCAGACTTG AGTTCAGAGTCCAGTTTGAAAAAGAAATGGAAAAAGAAAGCCAAGGGAGACCACGCCTGGCTCCGACCATCAAGGAAACGCAAGAGGAAACTGAAAGCGAAAACAGAAGGACTTTCTG GAATGGAGTTCCAGTCTCAATCTGAGAGCCAGAGCTCTCCATCAGCCCCTCCTGACCGCAGGAAAGAGTATAAAGAAATCCCTCTAAACTCCCTCAACCTGGCAGCACAGGAAGCCTTAATGACATCTCAGAGTTCAG CTCTTTCAGGGTCAGTGGAAAGCACAGACGGCGACATGGTGCAGGAACTTCCCCTCTGCAGCTGTCGAATGGAGACACCCAAGAGCAGAGAGATCCTCACGCTTGCGGACAGAAAGTGTATGGCAACTGAGAGCATTGATGGTCAG CTGAGCCGTTGTCAGAGTGCAGTGCTGAAGCACGAGATGATGAGGCCTTCAAACTCTGTCCAACTGCTGGTTCTGTGTGAGGACCATCGCACAGGCATGGTCAAACATCAGTGCTGCCCAGGCTGTGGCTTCTTTTGCAGAGCC GGCACCTTCATGGAGTGTCAGCCAGAGGTGAACATCTCCCACCGGTTTCATCGAGCCTGTGCCTCGGTGCTCAACGGTCAGAGCTTTTGTCCACACTGTGGAGAGGAGGTCAGCAAAGCGAAAGAGGTCACCATTGCCAAGGCCGATACAACGTCAACTGTGCCTCTCAACCACAGCTCCTGCACGCCCAGCACCTCAGAGGGCAAAGCAGACACCACCACTGGAGG GTCCACTCGGCTCTCTGTTCTTGGAGAGGGCAAAGCAGACAGCACTTTACTCAAACATCCAGAGTCACATGACACATCTGTGTCCCCTGTGGGCTCCAAAGCTGGGTCTGTAGGATCAGGATCTGCAACGGGACCTCCACTAGGACCACCTAAAGAAACTCTGGAAAGTGTCCTGCTGGCTCTAGATGCAGAGAA ACCTAAGAAGCTCCGGTTCCACCCAAAACAACTGTATATTTCTGCCAAACAAGGGGAGTTGCAGAAGGTCCTACTGATGTTAG TGGATGGGATTGACCCTAACTTTAAAATGGAGAGCCAGAACAAACGCACACCGCTCCATGTAGCAGCTGAAGCAGGTCATCAGGAAGTCTGCCATATGCTGGTGCAG GCTGGCGCAAACCTTGACATGTGTGATGAGGACCAGCGGACGCCCCTAATGGAGGCCTGTGAGAACAACCATCTTGAAACAGTACGCTATCTTCTGCGGGCTGGAGCCATTGTCTCTCACAAG GATGTTGAAGGTTCAACATGTCTCCATCTTGCTGCTAAGACTGGCCATTTTGCCATTGTACAACATCTGCTGTCTACAGGCCTTATAGATATTAACTGCCAG GATGATGGAGGTTGGACAGCCATGATTTGGGCCACAGAGTACAAACATGTAGACCAAGTAAAACTCTTGCTCTCCAAAGGGGCTGATATCAACATCCGAGACAAG GAGGAAAATATCTGTCTGCACTGGGCAGCATTCTCTGGCTGTGTGGAGATAGCAGAGATCCTTCTGGATGCCAAATGTGATCTCAATGCCGTCAACATCCACGGAGACTCACCACTGCACATAGCGTCACGGGAGAGCCGGCTTGACTGTGTAAA CTTGTTTCTGTCACGGGGCACTGATGTAAGCCTTAAGAACAAGGAGGGAGAGACGCCCATGGAGTGCTGCAGTCAAAACTCGAAGGTTTGGAACGCCCTTCAAGCCACCAAAAAGCAAAGAGAAGCTAACAGGAACCAGGCTGCCCCTGCAGAGAAGCTTCTCAACAG GGACATCGCCAGAGGCTACGAGAAAGTCCCTGTCCCGTGCGTGAACGCAGTGGACAGCGAACCCTGTCCTGACAACTACAAATATGTCCCTGATAGCTGTGTGACGTCCCCAATGAACATTGACAAAAATATCACTCACTTGCAG TACTGCGTCTGTAAAGACGATTGCTCCTCAGCTAGCTGCATGTGTGGCCAACTCAGCCTGCGCTGCTGGTATGATAAA GAGAGTCGTCTGCTCCCCGAATTCTGCAATGAGGAGCCGCCTCTTATATTTGAGTGCAACCATGCCTGCTCTTGCTGGAGAACCTGCAAAAACCGTGTGGTACAGAATGGACTGAG GATAAGACTGCAGTTGTTCAGAACACAGATGATGGGATGGGGTGTCAAGACATTACAGGATATCCCGCAAGGAACGTTTGTTTGCGA ATACGTGGGTGAAATCATCTCTGACGCCGAAGCAGATGTCAGAGAGAATGACTCCTATCTTTTTAGTCTGGACAGTAAG